In Astyanax mexicanus isolate ESR-SI-001 chromosome 7, AstMex3_surface, whole genome shotgun sequence, the genomic stretch ATTACTCTGCAACAGCTGTGTAGAAATTATCACTGAATGCACAGCAATACCAGAGGTAAACCGAAGGGCAATAACATCTCAAtgtaaaaataagaaatcacaaCCTACTGCAGCCACACGTCATTAATTCATAGTAACGGCACATCAACTATCTATAAGATACAGTGCTCTGCTTTAAGTGTCTGTGCCTGTCTGTGGTCAAGCATCTCCATGCATCATCACTGTCTAAGACTTCTTGAAAAGTCATGGTACTATCATCTAATGActcattattatactgtatacactAATTCATATACTAAGCATGTCTTGTTCAAGAatcaaaaatagtacaaaagaaAAGTTTTTCGCAACATTTTTCTTTCTATCACAAACAGGTACAGGCAACTGTCagaacattaaaggagaactccggtgtaaaatggactttggtgtactgaaacatgataaaaagtacttacctttaatgaatagtatacctccattctcccacaccGTTCCgaaatccagaaattttaacagtttgaccaaacacccttcagactgggtgacatagtttgccccaataaatcgttttttccactttttaagttttaaatgtcagggctttccggattctagcaaagaggtgtggagctactttgagtctggataacagtggaaaaagcaatttatttgggcaaattatgccccgtgtcacccagtctgaagggtgtttggacaaactgttaaaatttctggatctttgATAACTCTGGGAAAACGgcggtgtgctattcattaaaggtaagtacttttatcatgttttactacaccaaaagtccattttacactgtagttctcctttaagggaGAACAAAAAGGTCATGGTGTGTattgaattatatttttaatacttaatCTTTCCCTATATGTTAGTAAACCCATTCTATAATGAAtatatttagctactttaaaCAACTTATCTGGTCCCTGTAAAAAAGTATTGGCAATAGAACTTTCTTGGAAAGTGGAAAACACGGACatgttggcaccatgtctaataccAGGCATGTCAatgaatacaattaaatcctcccagcaatgttccaaaatgtaaCAGcatgattaacattaacacactcatgTGCTTCTACATTAGCCATTGCTCTTTTTTATCAATTATGGGCACATCACCTTTTCACATTGATAGAttagaacctgtttctacattagcaaTATCTCTCCAttatgtgcccatcacattttaatattcataaattagtacctgttacattagctatagctctgcgctatctctctgtactgttgttttgttctgttatttgtttgttatttgttattggtTTGTACTGAGCATGTTGACCCAAagggggatgggttcctctgactgagtcttggttcctcctgaGGTTTCTTCCTCTAAGTGTAAGAAAGTTTTTTCTTACCACTGTTGTTGCATCTCTGTAGTGCTGCTCATTAGaagcgtggacctgtttttctctgtgaagctgctttgtgacaacttttgttaaataaatatgattgaattTAACACAATATAATAGCCtttactggacagtagagactgttactccaacaaaaccatCATAAGcttgtttttaatataaatatacatatccttgatttcagaaaaaaatatgaatgagctggtgttcCAGTTATTTTTTCCATATGGTGTAATCAATAATGTCTGCGATCCAACCCTTACATAAGAATAAGATACAAGATGCAAATAATGACCCCTGAAACTATTCAGCGCTCTTCTTAATGAAGGGCTGATTTGTCTGATATGTCTGTGATGCAGTCTGTTCTGGTCTTGTAAACATGTGGGCAGAGATAAGGAAACCCCCTTTAGGCCTAAATGTGTCACACAGAACTCTGTGTTTGAgtataagagacagagagagggagaaaactAGAAGGAGGACTGCATTGATACACTACAGCCCTCTAGTGGACTCGTCTATGTTGCATAAGTAGGAAAGACTGACAAACGGTTCACTTACTGTATAATATATCATACTCCCTGATAGATGACACTGTAGTTAGCCaatgtttttctaatgtggttctaatgttatggctgatctaaCTTGACGGTAGTTAGAAAGTCTATAAACACCTGGACATCTAATTTTTAAAGGTTAAGCTTCAAATCTAGTTGATTAATAGTAGCAGAATGAGGTCAGATTTGTTTTGAAGGTGAAACTACAGAACAACAGGACTGGCAGAATGTCCTGCTGTAACCACTGGATGGTGATACATAACAACTTAATGAAACAAATCTACTTAAAATCAAATCAATTAAAGTATTTCTGTCTGTAATTGGAACTGTATTGTCaattaaatcagattttgatTTTGTAGAAATATACATTATAAAGGTATTCTGAATTCTACCTCCATGATTCAACTTGCATAGGTTCTAAAAGTGTTAAGAAATTCCTCAGTGAGGAACAGATCAGTCATCTCCAAGTCAGTCTTATTGTGGAGTTACGTGTAAAgatgggttaggttttagattaactttccttcactctctccctttctttctttcaactAGAAGCGTTTTAAGAAGaattggaaacaaaaaaaaaattataagctGTAAAACTCGACAGAGACAAAGCTATCATGTAATGACAAGGCAGTTTGCCCGTAtgtatttgtttaatatatttgtttagcGTCACATTGCTTTTTAATGACCCTGAATATTTTAcagatgaaaataaaaaagtcacTTTACTTCTACTATACTAATAAACAAATGTGTTATCTTTGACTTTTGGAAATCGTGTCATCTTTTACTTGCTTAACATTCACAACATCAAACACTTTGATCACGGGTACCCATACTATTGCATGCCACTGTACATATTTTGAATATAAGGGATTATGCAAACATTGCCCTACATCAGATTTCCGTGTGTCGCTCTGGGCTGGTAAAGAGCTAATCTGGTCACCTGAATAACCAGCTTGACCAGACTGAACAGGGCAGGATTTTTAACCTTTATGAAATGGGTGGAGTAAGTGCACTCTATTCATAACTCTGGATCTGCTGCTTTTGACAACATTGGACAACACTGGACAGCAATTTCTGTGCAAGGTAGGAAGaaattactgtatatttgtaCTACGATTGGGGATGATTGTACTCGTAATTGGGGACTAAAACACTTGTTCTGTATTAAACTGacatgtaaaattaaataaataaatacaaaaataaataaataaataaatacatacatacatacataaaattaGCCACTCTGCCATGTTATATTTCAATACCCAAACAGAGCAGGTGCTTCTTATTGGTTATTAAACAAATCTCTCTACCAATGAGAAGCACTGACAGCATTACTAAAATAATGCTAAAACAGAGAAGTTTGAGATTTAAAACAGgttcttttggaaaaaaaatacagaaatacagagggGCAAAAAGAAAATGTCTATTGAATGTTAAAACGTGTAGGAAACAGTGTGGCAAGTTAGTAGCCATCCCTTACTTCTTTTAAATGCAGCTTCCATGTTTGCAGGTTGTTGTTTTTAgctttgttttgtatttgtggtATTTTATTGGGTAAAGCAGATTTAGCTCTTTATTAAGAAAAGTAGTAGGATTGAAGATGTAAGTGTatatgtgggtgtgtgggtgtgtcagAGTCAATGACtttctaaaacaaaatgttattatttgtttCTGGTGAACAAAACACATCCTTTATTTTCATTCGATAGGCCTAAATAAAAAATCTGAGAGATAAGACAAGCTCAGTTTCACTAATTCTGCCacttagaacactttttatcatgtttaggggatttatttgttttttaataaataattggatttcttttttttttatagattttatattaggatagtagtgtcttattttgtgtgcattacagacagaaaacagcattcttacatagTTCATCAGTGGAACATATTTCCCTGAATTCACTGAAGCAGACTAGAAACGAAAACGAAAGTGCTTGAAGGCTTTTGAAATACTGACCGGATGCTACTTCATTCGCAGAGCGAGGTATGTACCAAGCCCTGATTTTATTTAAGACCGTCAAAGACACATTCAACGTCGTGTTTAATGTGCATTTTGTGGCGATGTTTATTCTAGGTTAATTTGACCCGCTATACTATGgatataatttattgttccccaACTGTTCTTTTACTTTACTGAAACATAGCACGTTCTTACTGAGAGTTTCCTGGGTTTGGTCCTAAACTGTTCTCTGTAAAGCAATTTTGATTTCATGTTTAAAACTATTGTTTGTACTTTATAGTTTCTACTGCGCTCATTATGATGCATGTCAgttttaatagtaataattatgGGATGAGACACAAATATGTAGAAGTTCTaaaccaggggtatttaattagaattcagtttggtccagttagagaaaatttcatcaggctaaggtccggaccgtcgtcaatgttaacttgtgttataattcagtgttttattctgtttactgaagaagcatatagtagttttgtcagtgttttatcaacaactgaaagacaaaacaaattacacatactagtatatttcaacaatatttattgttttaaataggcctgtcataataattacattatcaacctatcataaaataaatggaaacaccctcaataatttaacatatcgagcctaataatgtgaatctgtatgttcacttcaaaatgttatatttattctatttgattttatttatattagatttaggccagcctgtcataaaaataattacatgaatgataaatcgtacaatatatggagaaatgtttgctgaacttggccaaaatatcagctttttaaaaaaaaacagcagttttattttatttagtattattactgtagcatactttcttatgttgtgggtaaaactaaTGTGGGAacttgccaatgctttttgtcccctgggggttgccgtaGTGTTGAAGTAGGGTTATTTTGGGAGCAAAGAGAGCAcgcctgcgagcgagggagttctgatcaggtggagtaaagtggaatattttgcactcttgtcccGGTCGTTTctttttaattcctccaagtaacgccgcaaggttacattactgttaatatgttttataaaggtagtattttaatttctttttctggtgcgcaccatctgtattagcttttctcgctttattctcccacttctcaccgcctgcttcaccTGTGTGGCTCTGCGCGCTcgaatctgcacagatctgattggcagaggagagcgtttggtgatcttacagcacacgtgattggtctgtacgTTTACTGctctgtaaagcacgtaaaccataaagacaacaAACGTTCCgctgctttaaataaacactgacagaattaaatccttctctgtagtttatcggtttgggtccggattggacaacgtctgggttcGGACCGGACCgtgtccgcctattagtgacccctgttcTAAACGAAAATTATTCTGCTTTGACTGCTGTTAAAAGACAGTGCAGAAGTCTTAGATTCTTAACTTGGATTTGCTGATTTTATGGGGAGAAATTTGCTTCTTGAAACAAGAAAAGATGCAGATTCTGCAACAAAACTGTTTGACATCTGCCAGTTTAAATGAGAATAACCAACTGTTGTTAAAAcaacaattaattattttagtcagACATATTGGGATTAGGACCAGTGTATTTATATACATCTTCAGAAGGGGAACTATACAGTTGTACAGTTATAATTAACTTGCATGTAATAGTCAGATATTTCTAGTGGTTTTCTAGAGCACAAACACCAGCAAATCATTAGAGGATAAAGCATCTTGATCATAATTGgctctaatttattttttaatttaacacaaaatacaaacCACTCAGTCCACAAAAACAGAAAGGCCAGGTTAGAGTTTAAACTGAAACTAAATGAAACGAAATGAAAGCTGATCAATTCAGTGACATTGTCTAATATttgaacaaaacaaacaaaaaaaaactaaatcaaactTGCACCATGATCCAAAGCATTACGTTCATAATGTTTAGTTATAATTTAAATATTGCATACATAAAGGTTCAAATAAATGTTATCCAAACACAGCTAGTAgaacagggtgtgtgtgtgtgtttgtttgtttgtgtgtgtgtgtgtgtaaagatgtAAGACATCAATGTAAGACATCAGGCTAATATGCTAGGCTGTATATTGTTGTCCACATTTAACCGGGTCAGTAAAGTTATGAAGTGGCAACgtgtaaattaaaagtaaatgaagagttttggaatgcccacacctgtataacttGTGAGGAGTTATCTAATGATGTGAGGTTAATGTTGTTGAATAAGATACTCAGTATATTGTCgtgaattttacattaaaataaagtacatgtttttttgttatagaTGGAAGAAATTATCACCACTGAAGAAGTGAATGAGTACCTGGATGCAGACAACTCCTTTGAAATTATTAGTCCTGATGAAATTAAAGAGGCACTGGCCTATGAAGATCTGCCATCAGCTGTTGGCAAGATTAAGGACTATTTAGAACAACAGGATCGTGTGGAACTGAACATCGCTGTGACAGGAGAGTCTGGTTCCGGAAAATCCACCTTCATCAATGCCTTTAGAGGAATGGGGGATGAAGATGAGGACTCTGCAGCAACTGGTGTGGTAGAGACCACTATGAAGCCTACAGCTTACCCATATAAAAAATACCCAAATGTCAAACTGTGGGATCTCCCTGGTATTGGAACACCCAACTTCAAAGCAGAGGAGTATCTTAAACAGGTTGAGTTTCAGCGCTATGATTTTTTCATCATCTTCGCGTCAGATCGCTTCAGAGAATGCCATGCTCATTTAGCAGCAGAGATCGTCAAAATGGAGAAGAAATTCTACTTTGTTCGTTCGAAGATTGACGCCAACATTTATGCTGAACAAAGAAAGAAGACTTTCAACAAGCAAAATACACTGGATGCTATCCGAAAAAACTGCATTGAAGGtttaattatatgtattatatattgctatgcaaaatataaaataaaacactatttttttatacaactatTAATCACTATTTAGTCGGTGTACTACTCACATCTTTATATgcataaaataagtatttttctttctttttaggacTGGAAAGCGTCGGAGTAAACTCTCCTCTTGTCTTCCTGATCACATGCTTCGACCTTACCATCTATGAGTTCAAAAATCTTGAAGAGACCATTGAGAAGGAACTTCCCCAGCACAAGAGACATGTGCTGATGCTGGCCCTCCCCAACATCAGCCTGGAGATCAacgagaggaagaagaaggaactagaaaaaaatatatggaagTTGGCTCTGCTGTCTGCTGGAGTTGCCTCTGTGCCAGTCCCTC encodes the following:
- the LOC103029079 gene encoding interferon-inducible GTPase 5 isoform X1, which gives rise to MLLHSQSEMEEIITTEEVNEYLDADNSFEIISPDEIKEALAYEDLPSAVGKIKDYLEQQDRVELNIAVTGESGSGKSTFINAFRGMGDEDEDSAATGVVETTMKPTAYPYKKYPNVKLWDLPGIGTPNFKAEEYLKQVEFQRYDFFIIFASDRFRECHAHLAAEIVKMEKKFYFVRSKIDANIYAEQRKKTFNKQNTLDAIRKNCIEGLESVGVNSPLVFLITCFDLTIYEFKNLEETIEKELPQHKRHVLMLALPNISLEINERKKKELEKNIWKLALLSAGVASVPVPLLNAALSISVDVAILMKELRRYYNVFSLDPASLQKLADRSGKSVDDLKYVLKSPLHAEINKDLVIKLLTGSSVAATEAAAEYFLGLIPGLGSLAAGSLSFATVYFTLKHCLDGLVTDARNVLIAALETSV
- the LOC103029079 gene encoding interferon-inducible GTPase 5 isoform X2 gives rise to the protein MEEIITTEEVNEYLDADNSFEIISPDEIKEALAYEDLPSAVGKIKDYLEQQDRVELNIAVTGESGSGKSTFINAFRGMGDEDEDSAATGVVETTMKPTAYPYKKYPNVKLWDLPGIGTPNFKAEEYLKQVEFQRYDFFIIFASDRFRECHAHLAAEIVKMEKKFYFVRSKIDANIYAEQRKKTFNKQNTLDAIRKNCIEGLESVGVNSPLVFLITCFDLTIYEFKNLEETIEKELPQHKRHVLMLALPNISLEINERKKKELEKNIWKLALLSAGVASVPVPLLNAALSISVDVAILMKELRRYYNVFSLDPASLQKLADRSGKSVDDLKYVLKSPLHAEINKDLVIKLLTGSSVAATEAAAEYFLGLIPGLGSLAAGSLSFATVYFTLKHCLDGLVTDARNVLIAALETSV